In Providencia zhijiangensis, a single window of DNA contains:
- a CDS encoding phage virion morphogenesis protein: MITIKIDTREYEAALQKLVDGIESRAPLMRKIAGVMADAVEENFAQEGRPAWLGWSPAYARRRAGGRILQDSGRLASSIGQYSDNDSAVVGTNVKYARIHQEGGEINMPARSQQAYYRQRKDGTVGNRFVKKSRSNFSQYHTLPAYKIKIPARPFLQLDDADETRITRTVEDYLTQLIE, from the coding sequence ATGATCACGATAAAAATTGATACGCGAGAATATGAAGCCGCACTGCAAAAGTTGGTTGATGGTATCGAAAGTCGTGCCCCCTTGATGCGTAAAATAGCAGGCGTCATGGCGGATGCTGTTGAGGAAAACTTTGCCCAAGAAGGTCGTCCCGCGTGGTTGGGTTGGAGTCCGGCTTATGCTCGCCGCCGTGCCGGTGGTCGCATTCTGCAAGACAGTGGACGACTAGCCAGCAGTATCGGTCAATACAGTGATAATGATAGTGCCGTTGTGGGAACCAATGTGAAGTATGCCCGCATCCATCAGGAAGGGGGTGAGATTAATATGCCAGCCCGGAGTCAGCAGGCGTATTATCGTCAGCGTAAAGATGGCACCGTCGGCAATCGCTTTGTGAAAAAGTCCCGCAGTAACTTTAGTCAGTACCATACGTTGCCAGCGTATAAAATTAAAATCCCTGCGCGTCCGTTCTTGCAATTGGATGATGCCGATGAGACGCGCATTACACGCACAGTAGAAGACTATCTCACCCAATTAATTGAGTAA
- a CDS encoding phage protease: MKKYIAACVAEILSQNLNEIQLFPAGEFRAVDGRPFECDHWLMTRELADVLIAQVAARQTPYVIDYEHQTLRAATNGQPAPAAGWFTALEWREGDGLYAVNVEWTDAAAAAIKAKEYRFISPVFNYDKNGHVTVLLHAALTNTPAVDGMDEVMLAAASQFAALSQPTEEDLTVDEELIKELLSNLRWMLNLPATATADDIKTELQKAIDLISNGQGTTVAANQSLVDLLKGKETLIADLSSKAYDPAKHVPLAGYLELQEKLNQAVNAGQQQEMNGLIQAALSDGRLNAGMKDWAEDLGRKDPDALKVFIAKSTPIAALSTLQTGGKAPAGAEHSAAGATELTAEQLAICSQFGLDPEEFKKQLGE, translated from the coding sequence ATGAAAAAATACATTGCCGCTTGTGTCGCTGAAATCCTCAGCCAAAACCTTAACGAAATCCAGCTTTTCCCCGCTGGTGAGTTCCGTGCTGTCGATGGTCGCCCGTTTGAATGTGACCACTGGCTCATGACCCGTGAACTCGCCGACGTTTTAATTGCACAAGTTGCGGCACGTCAGACGCCGTATGTGATTGATTATGAGCACCAGACATTGCGTGCAGCGACCAACGGACAGCCAGCGCCTGCAGCAGGTTGGTTTACGGCGTTGGAATGGCGCGAAGGCGATGGACTGTATGCCGTCAATGTGGAATGGACGGATGCGGCGGCGGCTGCCATTAAAGCCAAAGAGTACCGCTTTATTTCCCCTGTCTTTAATTACGACAAAAACGGTCATGTGACAGTGCTGCTCCATGCTGCCCTGACCAACACCCCCGCAGTAGATGGTATGGATGAAGTGATGCTTGCCGCTGCTTCTCAGTTTGCTGCACTTTCTCAACCCACCGAAGAGGATCTCACTGTGGATGAAGAACTCATCAAAGAGCTACTCAGTAACCTGCGTTGGATGCTGAACTTGCCTGCTACGGCAACGGCTGACGATATCAAAACCGAACTGCAAAAAGCCATTGACCTAATTTCCAATGGTCAAGGCACAACCGTGGCTGCCAATCAAAGCTTGGTCGATTTACTCAAAGGTAAAGAGACGTTAATTGCTGACCTGTCCAGCAAAGCTTATGACCCTGCTAAACATGTGCCACTCGCAGGCTATCTTGAGCTACAAGAAAAGCTCAATCAAGCCGTTAATGCGGGGCAGCAGCAGGAAATGAACGGGCTTATCCAAGCCGCACTCAGCGATGGGCGTTTAAATGCGGGCATGAAGGATTGGGCGGAAGATTTAGGGCGTAAAGACCCCGACGCACTGAAAGTTTTTATTGCCAAATCTACCCCCATTGCAGCGCTGTCAACGTTGCAAACGGGCGGTAAAGCCCCAGCGGGTGCGGAGCACAGTGCAGCAGGTGCGACCGAGCTGACGGCTGAGCAGTTAGCGATTTGCAGCCAGTTCGGGCTAGACCCCGAAGAATTTAAAAAACAGTTGGGAGAATAA
- a CDS encoding Mu-like prophage major head subunit gpT family protein, with translation MIVNKANLSALFVSINMTFNNALKEAPNTWQKIAMKVPSTGKSEQYNWLSNFPAMKRWVGEKAVKSLSAHKYTIENDDWEATIEVDRNDIEDDSTGQYAIQAKGAGRSAGMLPDEIVFEVLNLGFERPCYDGQYFFDTDHPVGKNSVSNKGSKKLSITTLDAAMASYGAARTALRNMKDDEGRPLDVNPNILLVPPALEDVANALMTADRLEDGKVNIYKGTAEVVVSARITSDTAWFLLDTTQAVLPIIYQERKAPVLVEQTDMNSDGVFMRKKFKFGAEARAAGGYGFWQLAYGSTGSDA, from the coding sequence ATGATTGTAAATAAAGCAAACCTGAGTGCGTTATTTGTCAGTATTAATATGACGTTTAATAACGCGTTAAAAGAAGCCCCAAACACGTGGCAAAAAATTGCCATGAAGGTGCCGTCAACTGGAAAATCAGAGCAGTACAACTGGTTATCGAACTTCCCTGCAATGAAACGCTGGGTGGGTGAAAAAGCGGTTAAGTCGCTATCTGCCCATAAATACACTATCGAAAACGATGATTGGGAAGCCACGATTGAGGTTGACCGCAACGACATCGAAGATGACAGCACAGGACAATACGCTATTCAGGCGAAAGGTGCGGGTCGTTCTGCGGGTATGCTGCCTGATGAAATTGTCTTTGAAGTGTTGAACCTTGGCTTTGAGCGTCCATGCTATGACGGTCAATACTTCTTTGATACTGACCACCCAGTGGGTAAAAACTCGGTTTCCAATAAAGGCAGCAAAAAGCTGTCCATTACAACACTGGATGCAGCCATGGCGTCTTACGGTGCAGCGCGTACCGCCCTGCGCAACATGAAAGACGATGAAGGTCGTCCGTTAGATGTGAATCCCAACATTCTGTTAGTCCCACCTGCACTGGAAGATGTCGCGAATGCCCTCATGACGGCTGACCGCTTAGAAGATGGCAAAGTGAACATCTACAAAGGCACGGCGGAAGTGGTGGTCTCGGCGCGTATCACCTCCGATACCGCGTGGTTCTTGCTGGATACCACTCAAGCCGTACTGCCAATCATTTACCAAGAGCGTAAAGCGCCTGTGTTGGTTGAGCAAACCGACATGAACAGTGATGGCGTCTTTATGCGTAAGAAGTTCAAGTTCGGTGCCGAAGCACGTGCCGCAGGTGGCTATGGTTTCTGGCAGTTAGCCTATGGCTCAACAGGGAGTGACGCATAA
- a CDS encoding HI1506-related protein: protein MPIIITAKINGFRRCGIAHSDTATEYPDDHFTKEQLATLQAEPMLVVSVGTKDAAKQQPDAGADKQIAALKAEVKRLTGENESLRAELVSLKATGTVPSDDKESDDKTAPKGK, encoded by the coding sequence ATGCCGATTATCATTACCGCTAAGATTAATGGGTTTCGTCGCTGTGGGATTGCTCACAGCGATACCGCCACGGAGTACCCTGATGACCACTTCACAAAAGAGCAGCTTGCGACGCTACAAGCGGAGCCGATGCTTGTGGTGTCTGTGGGGACTAAAGATGCGGCGAAACAGCAACCCGATGCAGGCGCAGACAAGCAGATTGCGGCGCTGAAAGCTGAAGTAAAACGCTTGACGGGTGAGAATGAATCCTTGCGTGCTGAGCTTGTATCGTTAAAAGCCACAGGCACAGTGCCATCCGATGATAAAGAATCGGATGATAAAACAGCACCGAAAGGCAAGTAA
- a CDS encoding gp436 family protein, translated as MYATQDDMVKTFGKRECVSLTDENMTGSVNAEVMENALQRASAEIDGYLVGRYSLPFADGARILTGRCCDIARYHLATAYRRLSNEIQARYDDAIRFLVKVAEGKISLGRSDNGQVIQSSSQMKFGSSKRQFGRDSTGGGAF; from the coding sequence ATGTACGCCACACAAGATGACATGGTGAAAACCTTTGGGAAACGCGAGTGCGTGAGCCTGACCGATGAAAACATGACGGGAAGCGTTAATGCTGAGGTGATGGAAAATGCCTTGCAACGTGCTAGCGCTGAAATCGACGGTTACCTTGTGGGGCGTTACTCGCTCCCGTTCGCCGACGGCGCACGGATATTAACGGGGCGATGCTGTGATATCGCCCGCTATCATCTCGCTACAGCATATCGCAGGCTCAGTAATGAAATTCAAGCGCGTTATGACGATGCCATTCGCTTTTTAGTTAAAGTAGCGGAAGGCAAAATTAGCCTGGGTCGCTCGGATAATGGACAAGTGATCCAGTCATCCTCGCAAATGAAATTTGGGAGTAGCAAACGTCAGTTCGGTCGTGATTCAACCGGTGGAGGTGCATTTTGA
- a CDS encoding DUF1834 family protein, producing MITQIESGIIQRLTLGMGHMLREIASYSGELDVDMGNIVRAFPAAWVTFGGITNSKYTSISRQKVIVTGKFVVMVGDYNTRSDAASRMGGANLNEVGTYRHIHGVRRLLTGQDLGLTIDPLTPGVVRTLYNTQINEQALSIFACEFETRWHEDVLKNGEWPEFTQNPEDADNLFNRYRGKVQQPDPDLLRVGLHYDPPGVGSVEEPADLVPTRKPTL from the coding sequence TTGATCACCCAAATTGAAAGTGGGATCATCCAACGCCTTACGCTCGGTATGGGGCATATGTTACGTGAAATTGCCAGCTACAGCGGTGAACTCGATGTGGATATGGGCAATATCGTCCGTGCGTTTCCGGCTGCCTGGGTCACGTTCGGTGGTATCACGAACAGTAAATACACCAGTATCAGCCGCCAAAAAGTGATTGTCACGGGTAAGTTTGTGGTGATGGTGGGTGATTATAACACGCGCAGTGATGCCGCAAGCCGTATGGGTGGCGCTAACCTCAATGAGGTGGGCACCTATCGACATATACACGGTGTTCGTCGTTTGTTAACGGGGCAGGATTTAGGGTTGACCATCGACCCATTGACACCTGGCGTCGTGAGAACCCTTTACAACACGCAAATTAACGAGCAAGCGTTGTCAATTTTTGCGTGTGAGTTTGAAACACGCTGGCATGAGGATGTGCTGAAAAATGGTGAGTGGCCGGAGTTTACTCAGAACCCCGAAGATGCGGACAACCTCTTTAATCGTTATCGCGGGAAAGTTCAGCAACCTGACCCTGATTTACTGCGTGTGGGGTTGCACTATGACCCACCAGGCGTAGGCAGCGTTGAAGAGCCTGCTGATTTAGTGCCGACAAGGAAACCCACACTATGA
- a CDS encoding phage tail sheath C-terminal domain-containing protein codes for MMTVTFDTIPGSIRKPGKYLEFNTRMATRTLPGNPQTLLIIAPMLSSAQVAPLTPIDIYDDSVAGTAFGEGSLAHLMAKSAISANNYLQLQVIGIEEAVAGKKATATVTITAPATRSGTLSLSVCGERLDIPVETADTAAALNQAVLEAVNARGDLPVVASLEGEESTVLTLTAKQSGAWGNDIALEVQSTAKGVTATVTAMQGGENNADIQPALDAVFAAGHNIIAQPFSDKDSLLKLRTHLEKVSGALEQRGAIGAAGWTGTLSTGTTLASDINDGRTSIAWYPGSVKLPCQISAAYGAVIAFEEDPARPLNTLELKGLDIAPVTKRAGRNEQENALHNGLTPLEVGAGNRVQIVRAVTTYTRNVEGVEDTALLDLTTIRTLDYTRKACRERLSQRFPREKLNERTRAKVRSELLDVLIKLEEEEILENVEENKGMLLVERDGKDPNRLNAAIPADVVNGLHVFAGRIDLLV; via the coding sequence ATCATGACAGTAACCTTTGATACCATTCCAGGCAGCATCCGCAAGCCAGGGAAATATCTTGAGTTCAATACGCGGATGGCAACCCGAACGTTGCCCGGTAACCCGCAAACCTTATTAATCATTGCGCCCATGCTCTCATCGGCGCAAGTTGCCCCATTAACCCCCATTGATATCTATGATGACAGTGTGGCTGGGACTGCGTTTGGTGAGGGTTCACTGGCGCATCTCATGGCGAAATCCGCTATCAGTGCGAATAATTATTTGCAGCTTCAAGTGATTGGGATTGAGGAGGCCGTTGCCGGTAAAAAAGCCACGGCAACCGTGACCATTACCGCGCCAGCCACTCGTAGCGGTACGCTCTCATTGTCAGTATGTGGTGAGCGTTTAGATATTCCTGTTGAAACTGCCGATACTGCTGCAGCGCTGAATCAAGCCGTTTTAGAGGCGGTTAATGCTCGCGGTGATTTACCTGTTGTTGCGAGCTTAGAAGGTGAAGAAAGTACCGTTCTGACACTCACCGCTAAACAGTCCGGGGCTTGGGGTAATGATATTGCCCTTGAGGTTCAATCCACGGCTAAAGGGGTCACTGCAACAGTGACCGCTATGCAAGGCGGTGAAAACAATGCGGATATTCAGCCCGCTTTGGATGCGGTTTTTGCTGCGGGTCATAACATCATTGCGCAGCCGTTTAGCGATAAAGATTCGCTCTTAAAACTGCGCACCCACCTTGAAAAAGTCAGTGGTGCATTAGAGCAACGTGGCGCAATTGGTGCTGCAGGATGGACTGGCACATTGAGCACGGGCACCACCTTAGCCAGTGATATTAATGATGGTCGGACATCTATCGCATGGTATCCCGGCTCGGTGAAATTACCGTGTCAAATTTCCGCTGCATACGGTGCAGTCATTGCGTTTGAAGAAGACCCTGCGCGTCCTCTGAACACCCTTGAGCTTAAAGGCTTAGATATTGCGCCAGTGACTAAGCGTGCGGGACGCAATGAGCAAGAAAACGCCTTACACAATGGCTTAACGCCGCTTGAGGTGGGCGCAGGCAACCGCGTGCAAATTGTGCGAGCTGTCACCACCTACACCCGCAATGTGGAAGGTGTGGAAGATACAGCGCTGTTGGACTTAACCACCATTCGCACCTTGGATTATACCCGTAAAGCGTGCCGTGAGCGTCTCTCCCAGCGTTTTCCGCGTGAAAAGCTCAATGAGCGTACTCGTGCGAAAGTGCGTTCAGAATTGCTGGATGTGCTGATTAAGCTGGAAGAGGAAGAAATCCTCGAAAACGTGGAAGAAAACAAAGGGATGCTGTTGGTTGAGCGCGACGGTAAAGACCCGAACCGACTAAACGCGGCTATCCCTGCCGATGTTGTTAATGGCTTGCATGTGTTTGCGGGTCGTATTGACTTGCTCGTCTAA
- a CDS encoding phage tail protein: protein MLEEYAGAIVLEIDGREVEVTSMDVQQVTGRKLVKTMNKTGRAKGFMRGIETIELSISVVIPLNGDMDWAAIEGAKLTQYPISGTGGKRISYLDCFVTEVGEKYQVDGEAQRDLKMNALRKVVE from the coding sequence ATGCTAGAAGAATATGCAGGTGCGATTGTCCTCGAAATCGATGGTCGTGAAGTGGAAGTCACGAGCATGGATGTTCAACAAGTCACGGGGCGCAAGCTGGTTAAAACCATGAACAAAACCGGGCGTGCCAAAGGGTTTATGCGTGGCATTGAAACCATTGAGTTATCGATTTCAGTGGTGATCCCTTTAAATGGTGATATGGATTGGGCGGCAATTGAAGGCGCGAAACTGACGCAATACCCAATTAGTGGAACGGGTGGTAAGCGCATTTCGTACCTTGACTGCTTTGTCACCGAAGTTGGTGAGAAATACCAAGTGGATGGCGAAGCCCAACGTGACCTTAAAATGAATGCGCTGCGTAAGGTGGTTGAGTAA
- a CDS encoding phage tail tape measure protein has product MAKEFKLSMVISARDDASKAITKAMRDSTKESQNAEKAQEKLGKRQRTTSEEGIRQNRALGEEIKRQNRARETLGIRAERAIQREIQQTMAAYNRLARSGTLSVDEQSRAYERMRQRVSQLKTEMQGMSKLARLSDIGGSLAQIGGAMVAGGMAYAEPVKKQMSYEQRLAYMSNTAFSDRDAAGRQEGMKNLDTLIRKSVAEGGGSIDEAAEVLSKLLSEGIFTDKEINGLLPLIQRYSTASGVQSLDLAAVSAALKKNFGISDPKDIKTALDMALKGGQEGAFELPDMAKWLAQQLSAANSVGMNGLDDFASIVAANQAVVSTAGTNDQAGNNLMNFLLKLNSRELGTAAERIKVDGYGIDLSGTLINAREKGIDPIDAFIGLTDKIAANNPKYKALQDKLNKTDKNDPEHQRTLAAMAKIAEGSAIGQLIGDQGTLMAVIGLKGQAEYRNEVKKKVLEQKNKADGQGEGDIQFAVISAGNQFKADQAGNAKQFAEMDSAKPVSDALGTLADKFTDFSKEFPMLTTAAMGAKTAIEAMTQAAVAFAALKFLFGGGSGLSSILGGKGAPKPGMFNPIGGAGTGGLPVHVTNWHESGFNDQDKGLLAKFGAYASTIIDIENSDIAKENLKKLSDDRLQKFKDEGLEGSKYDYLPAGLDAWLQKRDQRLEDNPISVSPYLKGESTSPFLNNERAIDKDVITFDTLEKSGVLQPLLDLTQALKNPPPQPVIEVRSVVELDGQQVAESVNRVNGQDAGRSTGGMFP; this is encoded by the coding sequence ATGGCGAAAGAATTTAAACTATCGATGGTCATTTCCGCGCGTGATGATGCCTCAAAGGCGATCACCAAAGCGATGCGGGATAGCACTAAAGAGAGTCAGAACGCCGAAAAAGCCCAAGAGAAACTCGGTAAGCGCCAACGTACCACGTCAGAAGAAGGTATTCGCCAGAATCGTGCATTAGGCGAAGAAATCAAACGCCAAAACCGTGCCAGGGAAACCCTTGGTATTCGTGCTGAGCGTGCCATTCAGCGTGAAATTCAGCAAACCATGGCAGCGTATAACCGGTTAGCCCGTAGCGGAACATTGTCAGTTGATGAACAATCCCGCGCTTATGAGCGTATGCGCCAACGTGTGAGCCAACTCAAAACCGAGATGCAAGGCATGAGTAAGTTAGCCCGCTTATCGGATATTGGCGGAAGCTTAGCGCAGATTGGCGGTGCGATGGTCGCAGGCGGTATGGCTTATGCAGAGCCAGTTAAAAAGCAGATGAGCTATGAGCAACGATTAGCATATATGAGTAATACCGCTTTCAGTGATCGTGATGCAGCAGGTAGACAAGAAGGAATGAAAAACCTTGATACGCTTATCCGAAAATCTGTCGCTGAAGGTGGAGGTTCAATTGATGAGGCTGCTGAGGTATTAAGTAAATTACTCTCAGAAGGGATTTTCACTGATAAGGAAATTAATGGGCTTCTTCCATTAATTCAAAGATATAGCACTGCGTCAGGTGTTCAAAGTTTAGATTTAGCAGCCGTTTCTGCGGCATTAAAAAAGAACTTTGGGATTAGCGATCCAAAGGATATTAAAACCGCTTTAGATATGGCGCTAAAAGGTGGGCAAGAAGGTGCTTTTGAATTACCTGATATGGCTAAATGGTTAGCACAACAATTATCAGCAGCAAATAGTGTGGGTATGAATGGACTGGATGACTTTGCATCAATTGTTGCTGCTAACCAAGCGGTAGTCTCCACTGCAGGTACAAATGACCAAGCCGGTAATAACTTAATGAACTTTCTTCTTAAATTAAATAGCCGCGAGTTAGGCACTGCAGCTGAGAGAATTAAAGTAGATGGTTATGGTATTGACCTGTCTGGGACACTTATTAATGCTAGAGAAAAAGGGATTGATCCGATTGATGCTTTTATTGGTCTTACTGACAAGATAGCCGCTAATAACCCCAAATATAAAGCATTGCAAGATAAGTTAAATAAAACAGATAAAAATGACCCTGAACACCAAAGGACGTTAGCTGCAATGGCTAAAATAGCGGAAGGTTCCGCTATTGGTCAATTAATTGGAGACCAAGGCACACTAATGGCTGTCATTGGCTTGAAAGGTCAAGCTGAATATAGAAATGAAGTAAAGAAAAAAGTATTAGAACAAAAAAATAAAGCCGATGGTCAAGGTGAAGGTGATATTCAATTTGCTGTAATCTCTGCGGGTAATCAGTTTAAAGCCGATCAAGCTGGTAACGCTAAACAGTTTGCAGAAATGGACTCAGCAAAACCAGTATCAGATGCACTTGGTACATTAGCGGACAAATTCACTGATTTTAGCAAAGAGTTTCCGATGCTAACCACTGCCGCTATGGGGGCAAAAACCGCGATTGAGGCGATGACACAAGCGGCTGTTGCCTTTGCTGCATTGAAGTTTCTATTTGGTGGTGGGTCTGGATTAAGCAGCATTCTAGGTGGTAAAGGCGCACCTAAGCCGGGCATGTTCAACCCTATCGGTGGTGCTGGAACAGGTGGGCTTCCTGTTCACGTCACGAATTGGCACGAGAGTGGATTTAATGATCAGGATAAAGGCTTATTAGCTAAGTTCGGTGCGTATGCATCGACAATTATCGACATTGAAAATAGTGATATTGCTAAAGAGAACCTAAAAAAATTAAGTGATGACCGATTACAAAAGTTTAAAGATGAAGGATTGGAAGGTTCAAAATATGATTATTTACCTGCAGGTCTCGATGCCTGGTTGCAAAAACGCGACCAGCGACTAGAAGATAATCCCATCAGTGTTAGCCCTTATTTAAAGGGTGAGTCTACATCGCCTTTTCTTAACAATGAGCGAGCCATTGATAAAGATGTAATCACCTTTGATACTCTTGAAAAATCTGGTGTTCTTCAACCTTTACTTGATTTGACTCAAGCCCTTAAAAACCCGCCACCGCAACCTGTCATTGAGGTTCGTAGCGTTGTCGAACTCGACGGTCAGCAAGTGGCTGAGTCGGTCAATCGAGTTAATGGACAAGATGCCGGTCGTTCTACTGGAGGAATGTTCCCATGA
- a CDS encoding DNA circularization protein codes for MSWQSDLQNASFRGARFDVYNAKDSISRDVATHEYPFVDGGDVMDLGRKPRNFRISAVLWGDNYKRDMDNLIAVLDEPGKGELIHPVFGSIPNAQCIEYSIGHEADNIDSCTLELVFLEGTTGTQLAEAHPEQLGDDIFDKINQLSERMSDLFEQVMAPVNKGLRYLAKGKAALSGMMNTLIIMRGDFNGAFSDGVNYLSYPRAFINDLQSVLDVRTSAVGDLLNLKFPGVINTNQSNGYKGYTSPVMTSTTPQNGYLPSASTSINVEKGVNATTLLSAWGDSVAVVNELVNLPALLVQDELIATVPMPGNAQLSDVQDLIALYQVLAVSEIAAITVQVLSDPVQPEQMSLDDIELMVNTVRELTLQAINTLRQDYEPRTQSISSDAEPIGLLWHGVVTSLKSVALGVQTLGLRVIEKRPPLTRRTLTTETNFHLLAHAWYGDYRRASELQRLNPRTRNPNHLQAGDIINAYAR; via the coding sequence ATGAGTTGGCAATCTGACTTACAAAATGCCTCATTTCGTGGAGCGCGTTTCGATGTGTATAACGCCAAAGACAGCATATCGCGTGACGTTGCCACTCATGAATACCCGTTTGTGGACGGTGGCGATGTGATGGATTTGGGGCGTAAGCCGCGTAATTTTCGCATCAGCGCCGTGCTATGGGGTGACAACTACAAGCGGGATATGGATAACCTGATTGCGGTGCTCGATGAGCCTGGTAAAGGTGAATTAATTCACCCTGTTTTTGGCTCCATCCCCAACGCACAGTGCATTGAATACAGTATCGGTCATGAAGCCGATAACATTGATAGTTGCACGTTAGAATTGGTGTTTCTCGAAGGTACAACAGGCACACAACTGGCAGAAGCGCACCCAGAGCAGCTCGGTGATGATATCTTTGACAAGATAAATCAGCTCTCAGAGCGCATGAGTGATTTATTTGAGCAAGTCATGGCACCAGTGAATAAGGGGTTACGTTATCTTGCCAAAGGTAAAGCGGCACTTTCAGGCATGATGAACACCTTAATTATCATGCGTGGTGATTTTAATGGTGCATTCAGTGATGGCGTGAATTACCTCAGTTATCCGCGTGCTTTTATTAATGATTTGCAGTCGGTTTTAGATGTCCGCACCAGTGCTGTGGGTGATTTATTAAATTTAAAATTCCCGGGTGTGATTAATACTAATCAGAGCAATGGTTACAAAGGCTACACCTCGCCCGTCATGACCTCGACGACGCCACAAAACGGCTATTTACCGAGTGCCTCGACATCAATCAATGTCGAAAAAGGCGTCAATGCAACGACTTTACTCTCTGCGTGGGGTGATAGTGTTGCGGTGGTTAATGAGTTGGTCAATCTGCCTGCATTGCTCGTGCAAGATGAACTTATCGCCACGGTGCCGATGCCAGGTAATGCACAATTATCCGACGTCCAAGATTTAATTGCGTTGTATCAGGTGCTTGCGGTATCTGAAATCGCAGCTATCACAGTACAAGTGTTATCTGACCCTGTTCAGCCTGAACAAATGTCGTTAGATGATATTGAGTTGATGGTCAATACGGTGAGAGAACTCACGTTACAGGCGATTAATACCCTTCGCCAGGACTATGAGCCGCGCACTCAATCCATCAGCTCAGATGCAGAGCCGATAGGCTTACTGTGGCATGGCGTGGTGACGTCCTTAAAATCGGTAGCATTAGGTGTGCAAACGCTCGGTTTGCGGGTCATTGAGAAACGTCCGCCATTAACTCGCCGAACACTGACTACTGAGACTAACTTTCATTTATTAGCCCATGCCTGGTATGGCGATTATCGCCGAGCC